In the genome of Pseudorca crassidens isolate mPseCra1 chromosome 14, mPseCra1.hap1, whole genome shotgun sequence, one region contains:
- the C14H2orf74 gene encoding LOW QUALITY PROTEIN: uncharacterized protein C2orf74 homolog (The sequence of the model RefSeq protein was modified relative to this genomic sequence to represent the inferred CDS: deleted 1 base in 1 codon) produces the protein MSFETTAFTFFVILLICLSCIFFLLVVFLYKCSQSRTDEETEKGPCIDANGGEDCTAANTEMNNSGDKENSTTLVPTRPGILVQRQSKAVVATPLGNGEDVKDEEEDKIKEKQRAENAGENGQENDYLQKPPIPVTGSPSVVDNHKRPLKGVTFSREVIVVDLGKDNPIARSYTRLHKERK, from the exons ATGAGCTTTGAAACCACAGCATTCACTTTCTTCGTCATCCTTCTAATTTGCCTCAGTTGCATCTTCTTTTTATTggtggttttttta tataaatg TTCCCAAAGCAGGACagatgaagagacagaaaaaggtCCTTGTATAGATGCTAATGGAGGTGAAGATTGTACAGCTGCTAATACAGAGATGAACAATTCAGGAGACAAAGAAAA TTCTACGACTCTTGTACCCACGAGGCCTGGCATTCTTGTCCAGAGACAGAGTAAAGCAGTGGTGGCCACACCCTTAGGAAATGGAGAGGATGTGAAAGATGAAGAGGAggacaaaataaaagagaagcaaaGGGCTGAGAATGCTGGAGAAAATGGTCAAGAG AATGACTATTTGCAAAAACCACCCATACCTGTCACTGGAAGTCCTTCAGTTGTTGATAACCATAAAAGACCTTTAAAAGGAGTGACATTTTCTAGGGAGGTAATTGTTGTGGACCTTGGAAAGGACAATCCTATAGCTCGAAGCTATACTCGATtacataaagagagaaaatga